One genomic segment of Spirochaeta cellobiosiphila DSM 17781 includes these proteins:
- a CDS encoding ABC transporter ATP-binding protein — MDFRFKDLPRAIWYFFYGDRKKFITFAIILNIVLLSESLPPYIIGRVVNFLTNYHQGDSMNPLIYYALFLAIATGIFAFIRLECKKQIEIISVNARYRAKTWGFQKLVDFSLSWHQQESTGNKAQRLITGSEAIRQWVIDLMNVIFPTFSSFLIVLVTCVLLSPIFAIFFIYYFVVLVMTELYFDRKISLLSDTINKAMENASGRFVEGASNITSVKALGAGQELSKQINDKEQLTQKFSQDRVRLGVIKWQAVQWHNAISWGMFLFFVGYLVINQRLSIGLVTTYTMYFARLREGATRFTNQFQLMIEQKSNLGRMMNIFWTENTLKTGEEHFPPKLESIQFNKVQFAYQDKTILKDITFGINQGQIIGMAGESGSGKSTIFKLLLGLYHPNQGQIHYDALDLTQIKQEELTKNISIVLQETELFAISLVENVTMGRNFDPLLFDKACHIANLTPVIEKLPRGRDTILGEKGYSLSGGERQRIGIARAIYLNPQILLMDECTSALDAKTEESIMSRLLEYQSETGMTIIMIAHNVKTLAQTHKILLFDQGRLVRESDYQTLLKEDERFNQKAIDRK; from the coding sequence ATGGATTTTCGCTTCAAAGACTTGCCCAGAGCCATATGGTATTTTTTCTACGGAGACAGGAAAAAGTTCATAACCTTTGCCATTATTCTCAACATTGTACTCTTGAGTGAATCCCTGCCCCCTTACATTATTGGACGTGTAGTTAATTTCTTAACAAACTATCACCAGGGTGATTCCATGAATCCCTTAATATACTATGCCCTATTCCTGGCTATTGCTACGGGGATATTCGCCTTTATAAGATTAGAGTGTAAAAAGCAGATCGAAATCATTAGTGTCAACGCCCGGTATCGAGCCAAGACCTGGGGCTTTCAAAAATTAGTAGACTTTAGCCTATCCTGGCATCAACAGGAGTCAACAGGGAATAAAGCCCAGCGTCTCATCACAGGAAGTGAAGCTATCCGGCAATGGGTTATCGATCTCATGAATGTGATATTCCCCACATTCAGCTCATTCCTCATTGTCCTGGTCACCTGTGTCTTACTAAGCCCCATATTTGCAATATTCTTTATCTACTACTTTGTTGTCCTCGTAATGACAGAACTCTATTTTGATCGAAAAATATCCTTACTCAGTGATACCATTAACAAAGCAATGGAAAACGCCTCAGGCCGTTTTGTTGAAGGGGCCAGTAATATAACCTCAGTAAAAGCTTTAGGGGCTGGACAGGAATTATCAAAACAAATCAACGATAAAGAACAGCTGACTCAGAAGTTTTCCCAGGATCGGGTACGATTAGGAGTAATCAAATGGCAGGCCGTTCAATGGCATAATGCCATTAGTTGGGGAATGTTCCTATTCTTCGTAGGTTATCTCGTGATCAATCAGCGTTTATCCATTGGCTTGGTTACGACCTACACCATGTATTTTGCCCGCCTGAGGGAAGGAGCCACTCGCTTTACCAACCAATTTCAACTGATGATAGAACAAAAGTCTAACCTGGGACGAATGATGAATATCTTCTGGACGGAAAACACTTTAAAGACAGGAGAGGAACATTTCCCCCCTAAGCTTGAATCTATCCAATTCAACAAAGTCCAATTTGCCTATCAAGACAAAACAATCCTCAAGGATATCACCTTCGGGATTAATCAAGGACAGATTATTGGAATGGCTGGAGAATCAGGATCTGGAAAATCAACCATCTTTAAGCTTCTACTCGGTTTATATCATCCTAATCAAGGTCAGATCCATTATGATGCGTTAGATCTAACACAGATAAAACAGGAAGAACTAACCAAAAATATATCCATTGTCCTACAGGAAACAGAATTGTTTGCCATATCCTTAGTGGAAAATGTAACCATGGGGAGGAATTTCGATCCCCTTCTCTTTGATAAAGCCTGCCATATAGCCAATCTAACACCTGTTATAGAAAAACTACCAAGAGGCAGAGATACCATACTAGGAGAAAAAGGCTACTCCCTTTCAGGAGGAGAACGACAGAGAATAGGCATAGCCCGGGCCATCTACCTTAATCCCCAAATCCTTCTTATGGATGAATGTACCTCAGCCCTGGATGCCAAGACAGAAGAATCAATCATGTCCCGTTTATTGGAATATCAATCAGAAACAGGTATGACTATTATTATGATAGCCCATAATGTCAAAACCCTGGCTCAGACTCATAAAATTCTATTGTTTGATCAGGGACGACTAGTGAGAGAGTCTGATTACCAGACTCTCCTTAAGGAAGATGAAAGGTTCAATCAAAAGGCGATTGATCGTAAGTAG
- a CDS encoding CTP synthase C-terminal region-related (seleno)protein: MIKFAVIGEYQDDNQTHILLEKSLEEMSSSLGKTAQIDWIDTKLLDEEGSSILLPYHGIWSAPGSPFHSLEGAISGIRYARENLIPHLGTCAGFQHSVIEIARNLLGYTEAQHEEYDHESSVLFISKLQCSLKGKTMTVHIKKGSQAFALYGKALADEDYYCNFGINPDFRPRLNHPDVLISGVDDDNEIRILELGDHPFFISTLFVPQSRWTLEHPHPLIKGFVEAASVMAE, translated from the coding sequence ATGATTAAGTTTGCTGTAATTGGTGAGTATCAGGATGATAATCAGACCCATATCCTACTCGAAAAATCACTGGAAGAGATGTCTTCCTCTTTGGGAAAAACAGCCCAGATTGATTGGATTGATACAAAATTACTTGATGAAGAAGGTTCTTCCATACTTTTGCCCTACCATGGTATTTGGAGTGCTCCTGGTAGTCCCTTTCATAGTCTGGAAGGCGCTATCAGTGGTATTCGTTATGCCCGGGAAAACCTTATTCCTCATTTAGGTACCTGTGCTGGTTTCCAGCATTCTGTTATAGAGATAGCCAGGAACTTACTAGGTTATACTGAAGCTCAACACGAAGAATATGATCATGAATCCTCTGTGTTATTCATTAGCAAGTTACAATGTTCCTTAAAAGGTAAGACCATGACTGTCCATATTAAAAAAGGAAGTCAGGCTTTTGCTCTCTATGGGAAGGCCCTAGCCGATGAAGACTATTATTGTAACTTTGGAATAAACCCTGATTTCAGACCTCGGTTGAATCATCCTGATGTCTTAATAAGCGGTGTCGATGATGATAATGAGATCCGAATACTGGAATTGGGAGATCATCCTTTTTTTATATCCACTTTATTTGTCCCCCAATCGAGATGGACACTGGAACATCCCCATCCCCTAATAAAAGGTTTTGTCGAAGCAGCCAGTGTCATGGCAGAGTAA
- a CDS encoding YhdH/YhfP family quinone oxidoreductase translates to MSDRTFKAYLVEEQAGQYKGTLVERSLSDLPEGDLLIKVHYSSLNYKDALSNIGNKGVTRSYPHTPGIDASGVVVSSNNNDAFKSGDQVIVTGYDLGMNCPGGFGEYIQVPAHWAVPLPEGMSLEDAMAWGTAGLTAAMAVNKVISVIPPTLGPVVVTGSTGGVGSVAIRLLKKLGYEVHAVTGKTDQDSFLHSLGATSIVKRQEWESSPSRVLNKSIYAGAIDTLGGPVLENILTSIKAQGAVSLCGNASSGDLHTSVYPFILRGVSLFGIDSQNCPDELRRYLWTKMADEWRLEDRDGSYRIIEPTQLGEELDRMIKGNSLGRSVLKW, encoded by the coding sequence ATGAGTGATAGAACATTTAAAGCTTATCTCGTTGAAGAACAGGCGGGACAGTATAAGGGAACGTTAGTGGAACGTTCTCTTTCCGATCTTCCAGAGGGAGATCTTCTTATCAAAGTCCACTATTCTTCCTTAAATTATAAAGACGCCCTATCCAATATTGGAAACAAAGGGGTTACCAGAAGTTATCCTCATACTCCGGGGATTGATGCTTCCGGGGTCGTTGTCTCTTCAAACAATAATGATGCTTTTAAATCAGGAGATCAGGTTATTGTTACAGGTTATGATTTGGGTATGAATTGTCCAGGAGGTTTTGGGGAATACATTCAAGTTCCCGCCCATTGGGCTGTGCCTTTACCTGAAGGTATGTCCTTAGAGGATGCTATGGCTTGGGGGACTGCTGGTTTAACAGCTGCTATGGCCGTGAATAAGGTTATCAGTGTTATTCCTCCTACTTTAGGTCCGGTTGTGGTAACAGGCTCTACAGGAGGCGTGGGATCCGTAGCCATCAGATTGCTAAAGAAATTGGGATATGAAGTACATGCTGTAACTGGTAAAACCGATCAAGATTCTTTTCTTCATAGTCTGGGTGCTACCTCTATAGTAAAACGCCAGGAATGGGAATCTTCTCCTTCAAGGGTGTTGAATAAAAGTATTTATGCAGGAGCTATTGATACGTTAGGTGGTCCTGTATTAGAGAATATCCTTACTTCCATCAAAGCACAGGGGGCTGTCTCCTTATGCGGTAATGCTTCCTCTGGTGACCTTCATACCAGTGTTTATCCCTTTATATTAAGGGGTGTGTCCTTATTCGGTATCGATTCACAAAATTGTCCTGATGAGCTTAGACGCTATCTTTGGACAAAAATGGCCGATGAATGGCGCCTTGAAGATAGGGATGGTTCTTATCGTATTATTGAGCCAACCCAATTAGGAGAGGAACTAGATCGTATGATCAAAGGAAATTCCTTGGGACGAAGTGTCCTTAAGTGGTAA
- a CDS encoding tetratricopeptide repeat protein has product MKKLFSLYVLTFLTMYSLYSQANPKFDFPFSTEAIKWAQSYSSPMKSDYPGIDSYKKALDFYNNRQYQKAENLLVDLLMSDSHPDVYYLLGDVLYDTGRYGDAIYPYISAGDSHYYRSDYAWYNASCSVSLYMSNEEDVQRYVIQAREYLYRAFEAGYDHYDHALEDKDLENLRALDTKTNDWIKGYSRIPVKARFLVGFYYVAPTMTSDGMGKRYYIYPDGTYEYYYPESYEIEETSLLSQHGQWTAIVKNDQSIDLRLTPLKAYFGSGAIIDSEEPVQIYKNIQKGSYDDILTISAKGLGTLYRRSIDPEDYAHQKTR; this is encoded by the coding sequence ATGAAAAAACTATTTTCCTTATATGTACTAACATTCCTAACTATGTATTCCCTCTATTCTCAAGCTAATCCAAAGTTTGATTTCCCCTTTTCCACAGAGGCTATCAAATGGGCACAATCCTATTCTTCCCCGATGAAATCGGATTACCCTGGTATTGATAGCTATAAAAAGGCTCTTGATTTTTACAATAACAGACAATATCAAAAGGCTGAAAATCTGCTTGTGGATCTACTTATGAGTGATTCCCATCCTGATGTTTATTATCTATTAGGAGATGTATTATATGATACCGGTCGCTATGGGGATGCTATTTATCCCTATATTAGTGCAGGAGATTCTCATTACTATAGGTCTGATTATGCCTGGTACAATGCCAGTTGCAGTGTGTCCCTTTACATGAGTAATGAGGAGGATGTCCAGCGTTATGTGATCCAGGCTCGTGAATACCTCTACCGAGCCTTTGAAGCAGGTTATGATCATTATGACCATGCGCTGGAAGATAAGGACTTAGAAAACCTTAGAGCCCTTGATACAAAAACCAATGATTGGATCAAAGGGTATAGCAGGATACCAGTGAAAGCCCGCTTTCTGGTTGGATTTTATTATGTAGCGCCAACAATGACTTCTGATGGTATGGGGAAAAGATACTACATCTATCCTGATGGAACTTATGAATACTACTATCCTGAGAGTTATGAAATAGAAGAAACATCCCTCCTGAGTCAACATGGACAATGGACAGCCATCGTCAAAAATGATCAGTCCATCGATTTAAGACTGACCCCTCTTAAGGCCTACTTCGGCAGTGGAGCCATTATAGATAGTGAAGAGCCAGTCCAGATTTATAAAAACATTCAGAAAGGCTCCTACGATGACATTCTTACCATATCAGCCAAAGGCTTAGGCACTCTCTACCGTAGATCTATTGATCCAGAAGATTATGCCCATCAAAAAACCAGATAA
- a CDS encoding DUF2278 family protein, with protein MSLDRYGTLKGKVIEYKLGTGDNPHFQILINDETDLHRIAVNVKSQATPSEVLYIIDDDFNHPIIEVIKDFNYGFHPLDRGLDYIRGNLFDPEKIVPLPFNIPGPDNDLNEKIQNLVNKVQSEEGDVYAFGQKWGPEKDKRDKYFGFKPGNGIHDIHMNQGNFGRWMSDNGVYQDGGLLFYLPQSHKWAAVFLAFQSQTWHTDEISGNPLADNEYHDQFSFGSVKIMAALINPLGADQGKERILLFNPTAQSINLNGWSLLDQSKNKYYLAHESLASGAVLDITLPADSIYLGNSGGLITLLNKEGIKIHGVKYARNDIPSSGSYLVF; from the coding sequence ATGAGCTTAGATAGATATGGAACTTTGAAGGGTAAGGTTATTGAGTATAAGTTGGGTACTGGTGACAATCCCCATTTTCAAATTCTCATTAATGATGAGACTGATCTCCATCGTATTGCTGTCAATGTGAAATCTCAAGCTACCCCATCGGAAGTCCTTTATATTATTGACGATGATTTTAATCATCCGATTATCGAGGTCATTAAAGATTTTAATTATGGCTTTCACCCTCTTGACCGGGGACTTGATTATATTAGGGGTAATCTTTTTGATCCCGAAAAGATTGTCCCCCTTCCTTTTAATATTCCGGGACCTGACAATGATTTGAATGAGAAAATCCAGAATCTTGTTAATAAGGTTCAATCAGAGGAAGGGGATGTGTATGCTTTCGGCCAGAAGTGGGGGCCGGAGAAAGACAAACGGGATAAGTATTTTGGATTCAAACCGGGTAACGGCATCCATGATATTCATATGAATCAAGGTAACTTTGGTCGGTGGATGTCTGATAATGGTGTTTATCAGGATGGGGGATTGCTTTTTTACCTACCCCAGTCCCATAAATGGGCCGCTGTATTCTTAGCCTTTCAATCACAAACTTGGCATACTGATGAGATTAGTGGCAATCCTTTGGCAGATAATGAATACCATGATCAGTTCAGCTTTGGTTCTGTTAAAATTATGGCTGCCTTGATTAATCCTTTAGGGGCGGATCAGGGAAAGGAAAGAATACTCCTGTTCAACCCCACAGCCCAATCTATAAATCTGAATGGTTGGTCTTTATTGGATCAATCAAAAAATAAATACTACCTGGCACATGAGTCCCTGGCCTCCGGTGCTGTATTGGACATCACACTTCCGGCAGATTCTATCTATCTGGGGAATTCCGGGGGACTCATCACTTTATTGAACAAGGAAGGAATCAAGATTCATGGTGTCAAATACGCCAGGAATGATATTCCTTCCAGTGGATCTTATCTGGTTTTTTGA
- the dfrA gene encoding trimethoprim-resistant dihydrofolate reductase DfrA yields MKISLMAAVSENGIIGSDLDIPWKVKGEQLLFKAITYNQWIVVGRKTFESMGKLPNRHYAVISRTVTSSEEADVIFFPSIEEAITELETKTDHVIVSGGGQIYQAFLPYADTIHRSIVHTRVEGNVGFPDIPDCFHRVFEQKFHSNIDYTYQIWIK; encoded by the coding sequence GTGAAAATTTCTCTTATGGCAGCGGTTTCTGAAAATGGAATCATAGGTTCTGATCTGGATATCCCCTGGAAAGTGAAGGGGGAGCAGTTGCTTTTTAAAGCCATTACCTACAATCAGTGGATTGTGGTAGGACGTAAAACATTTGAATCAATGGGTAAACTCCCTAATCGCCATTATGCTGTGATAAGTAGAACAGTAACTTCCTCTGAAGAAGCTGATGTTATCTTTTTCCCATCTATTGAAGAGGCGATTACAGAACTGGAAACTAAAACTGATCATGTGATTGTCTCCGGTGGAGGACAGATCTACCAGGCTTTTCTTCCCTATGCTGATACGATTCACAGGTCAATCGTTCATACCCGGGTGGAGGGGAATGTGGGCTTTCCTGATATTCCTGATTGTTTCCACAGGGTCTTTGAACAGAAGTTTCATTCTAATATCGATTATACTTATCAAATCTGGATCAAATAA
- a CDS encoding 2-hydroxyacid dehydrogenase — MKILIMTSEDRVRKYYDLTTLPKDFELIFKDITDPIDEILSTAREAQALFADSIAQVPAKLIQGLNKLKIIHAEGVGYNGIDGEAAAKQGVYLCNNAGVNAKAVAEQTILLILALQRRLKEGDHLVKNGQQIQTKGRFIMEGIPELGDSVVGLIGFGAIARKTALLLKAFGCSILCYSRHKPEDLDHYGAEYKELDELLQESDIVSLHLPANKTTNQMVNKDFLYKMKKGALLINTARGELVQQEDLCEALIEGHIGGAGLDTLAPEPVQDDNPLLNLGEAFDYKLLLSPHIGGTTTSVFKRAHQGVWSNIIRVQKGQRPLNIVNGL, encoded by the coding sequence ATGAAGATACTCATTATGACATCCGAAGACAGGGTTAGAAAATACTATGACCTCACAACCCTTCCTAAGGATTTCGAACTTATATTCAAAGACATAACAGATCCCATTGATGAGATCCTTAGTACGGCAAGGGAAGCCCAGGCCCTCTTCGCAGATTCCATCGCCCAGGTTCCGGCAAAACTCATTCAGGGCTTGAACAAACTCAAGATCATCCATGCAGAGGGTGTGGGATATAATGGAATAGACGGAGAAGCCGCCGCTAAACAGGGAGTCTACCTTTGTAATAATGCAGGGGTTAATGCCAAAGCTGTCGCAGAACAGACAATCTTACTCATATTGGCCCTTCAGCGACGCCTTAAAGAAGGGGATCACTTGGTAAAAAATGGTCAGCAAATCCAGACGAAGGGACGCTTCATTATGGAAGGAATACCTGAGTTAGGAGATTCTGTAGTAGGCCTCATTGGTTTTGGTGCCATTGCCAGGAAAACAGCCCTGCTCCTCAAGGCCTTTGGATGCTCTATACTATGCTACTCCAGACATAAGCCAGAGGACTTAGATCACTACGGGGCTGAATATAAAGAGCTTGATGAGCTACTGCAGGAATCGGATATTGTCAGTCTACACCTACCCGCGAACAAAACAACCAATCAAATGGTGAATAAGGATTTCCTTTATAAAATGAAGAAGGGAGCTCTGTTGATCAATACAGCACGGGGAGAATTGGTTCAGCAGGAAGATCTCTGTGAAGCATTGATAGAAGGACACATCGGAGGAGCAGGACTGGATACATTAGCCCCTGAACCGGTACAGGATGACAATCCTCTTCTGAACTTAGGAGAAGCTTTCGATTACAAATTGCTCTTGTCCCCCCATATTGGAGGAACCACTACTAGTGTCTTTAAAAGAGCACACCAGGGTGTATGGTCCAATATAATACGGGTTCAGAAAGGACAACGCCCTCTTAATATTGTTAATGGTTTGTAG
- a CDS encoding GNAT family N-acetyltransferase: MNMRLTTPGDYPWIINCVASREFCVQWSGTNYTYPLTIGQLEEAVTKGQTTEEAHFYTLEEEGKPVGHIKLRIDRDNQMVHLGTVLVDPHKRGQGIGTLLVKKALVIAFGQYKAHRVELGVFAFNKGALRAYEKAGFQVEGLLRDIKKMGDQFWSLYLMSILEDEYKAERE, from the coding sequence ATGAATATGCGATTGACCACTCCCGGGGACTATCCCTGGATCATCAACTGTGTCGCTTCCCGGGAATTTTGTGTGCAATGGAGTGGTACTAATTATACCTATCCCCTTACTATAGGTCAGTTGGAAGAGGCCGTCACAAAAGGTCAAACCACAGAGGAGGCGCATTTCTACACTCTTGAAGAAGAGGGGAAGCCTGTAGGGCATATCAAGTTAAGGATCGACAGGGATAATCAAATGGTTCACCTGGGCACAGTTCTGGTTGATCCTCATAAAAGAGGTCAAGGTATCGGAACTCTTCTCGTTAAAAAGGCTTTGGTCATCGCCTTTGGTCAGTATAAGGCTCATCGGGTAGAACTGGGTGTTTTTGCCTTTAATAAGGGAGCCTTGCGTGCCTATGAAAAGGCAGGATTCCAGGTCGAAGGACTCCTTCGTGATATTAAAAAAATGGGGGACCAGTTCTGGTCATTATACCTTATGAGCATTCTTGAAGATGAATATAAGGCTGAAAGGGAATAA
- a CDS encoding methyl-accepting chemotaxis protein encodes MKIRLKFLLVLLLVIGGFVFMMLINKVSRDQTNAIHDIQLKTLESLITWKELQQSLLIMNYSDKGLALTKGRFEESRQNVANGIKALQLGIQLNGLSSELGEVLDKINSTWIPYEKKIDNLNSELLKIGGTEAVDYMADHSLYGLVLLGKQNNWESQEFLNKLASDVASLNQSLDGSIANISALSNRITHEIEETQKRDSLLANIISVVVIGIIFIFTFLFSSRITKRVKDMSEAVQKVADQDLSHTTIINGRDEISQLGQYLNQIIIDLNDFFSHVQGTGVSISEESSEISSASHESTVAIEQISKNIETLNKNFQVITRTVSETTGSLSYIVDNVEGLSKQTIQQKEAIQDTSSAVEEMNASIQSVSKLTEERKQGALILRETVREGGEKIEHTFMSIKNINQEIDNMLEIITIIDAIAQQTNVLSMNAAIESAHAGEAGKGFAVVAEEIRTLAESTTENASMIDDSLRNVTTKIKQALEFSQISTDSFQSIYEEMSIFTQALEEINSNMKELYSGSRNILQTATTSQNIIEGITEETNSIETQSMTIKNGITQLEGITQEAGLGLREIEQGVREIHESMVQIRDKNMESSSNIQDLTKAISVYKTLKEDVDPETGVTKAKED; translated from the coding sequence ATGAAGATAAGACTAAAGTTTCTCTTAGTATTGTTGTTAGTGATTGGCGGATTTGTTTTCATGATGCTTATCAACAAAGTAAGCAGAGATCAGACCAATGCCATACATGATATCCAGCTTAAAACATTAGAATCTCTCATCACCTGGAAAGAGCTTCAACAATCTCTACTAATAATGAATTACTCCGACAAAGGATTGGCCCTTACGAAGGGGCGCTTTGAGGAGAGTAGACAAAATGTGGCTAATGGAATTAAAGCACTCCAACTGGGAATTCAGCTCAATGGCTTATCCTCAGAACTGGGAGAGGTCCTGGATAAAATCAATTCCACATGGATCCCTTATGAAAAAAAGATAGATAATCTTAATAGTGAATTACTAAAAATAGGGGGCACAGAGGCTGTTGATTATATGGCAGACCATTCCTTATATGGATTGGTCCTGTTAGGAAAACAGAACAATTGGGAGAGTCAGGAGTTTTTAAACAAATTAGCTTCAGATGTAGCCTCATTGAATCAATCCCTGGATGGATCCATCGCCAATATCAGTGCCCTTAGCAATAGGATCACCCATGAGATTGAAGAAACCCAAAAGAGAGATTCTCTTTTGGCAAACATCATTAGTGTAGTGGTCATTGGGATCATATTCATCTTTACCTTCCTCTTTTCATCACGTATTACGAAACGTGTTAAAGACATGAGTGAAGCCGTACAGAAGGTGGCGGATCAGGACCTAAGCCACACAACCATTATTAATGGTAGAGATGAAATCTCTCAATTAGGACAATACTTGAACCAGATAATCATTGATCTTAATGATTTCTTCAGCCACGTCCAGGGTACAGGGGTCAGCATTAGTGAGGAAAGTTCGGAGATATCTTCCGCCAGTCATGAGTCTACTGTGGCCATTGAACAGATATCCAAGAACATAGAAACACTGAACAAGAACTTTCAAGTCATTACCAGAACCGTATCGGAAACAACAGGCAGTTTGTCTTACATTGTAGATAACGTAGAGGGCTTAAGCAAACAAACAATACAGCAAAAGGAAGCCATTCAGGATACATCCAGTGCTGTTGAAGAAATGAATGCCTCCATTCAGTCTGTGTCCAAATTGACAGAAGAACGTAAACAGGGTGCCCTCATTCTACGGGAGACCGTCAGAGAAGGGGGAGAAAAGATAGAACATACTTTTATGTCTATTAAAAATATCAATCAGGAAATCGATAATATGCTGGAGATCATTACCATCATTGATGCAATAGCCCAGCAAACGAATGTACTCAGTATGAATGCTGCTATCGAATCAGCCCATGCAGGAGAAGCAGGTAAAGGTTTTGCTGTGGTAGCAGAGGAAATCAGAACCCTGGCCGAGTCTACTACAGAAAATGCTTCCATGATTGATGATTCCCTTAGAAATGTGACAACCAAGATCAAACAGGCCCTTGAATTTAGTCAGATAAGTACAGATAGCTTTCAGTCTATTTATGAAGAAATGTCCATCTTTACCCAGGCCCTGGAAGAGATCAATTCCAATATGAAGGAATTATACTCTGGAAGTCGCAACATCCTGCAGACTGCGACTACCAGCCAGAACATCATTGAAGGGATCACAGAGGAAACCAATTCCATTGAAACACAGAGCATGACAATCAAAAACGGAATAACTCAGCTAGAAGGAATTACCCAGGAAGCTGGTTTAGGGCTAAGAGAGATAGAACAAGGGGTTAGAGAAATTCATGAGTCCATGGTACAAATCAGAGATAAAAACATGGAATCCAGTAGCAATATTCAGGATTTGACTAAGGCAATATCTGTCTATAAAACCTTGAAAGAGGATGTTGATCCAGAGACAGGGGTGACAAAAGCCAAAGAGGATTGA
- a CDS encoding biotin--[acetyl-CoA-carboxylase] ligase yields MVNNKTLILQILQESKEALSGETLAEQLGISRVAAWKHIKSLKEMGYPIRSSKKGYYLEEQKDTLSSYDFPGEEDKVHTFSQISTTMNIARDLAIKGHPHHSVVFAEIQEEGIGRRDKHWESPEGNLYLTQINRIPLAAHKANLILMGASLAMAEGIEQLMDLSIGLKWPNDFHLEGLKLGGILVDHYIRGDQILFSNIGIGINRQYAPSETPGATCLKDHGNLPSRKELYNSFNERWLIYESQLEKGPIPDLWNQRCSHMNKEVLYVDRMSYEGRFLGVGPLGQALIDINGDTRELLGGSLVIKEGS; encoded by the coding sequence ATGGTTAACAACAAAACACTTATCCTGCAAATCCTACAAGAAAGCAAGGAAGCTTTATCCGGTGAAACCCTGGCAGAACAGCTGGGGATTAGCCGGGTGGCGGCCTGGAAACACATCAAGTCCCTCAAGGAAATGGGCTATCCTATTCGTTCCTCCAAGAAGGGTTATTATCTGGAAGAACAAAAAGATACCTTAAGCAGTTACGATTTTCCCGGGGAAGAAGACAAGGTTCATACTTTCTCCCAGATCAGTACAACCATGAATATAGCCAGAGATCTGGCCATAAAAGGTCATCCTCATCACAGTGTTGTGTTTGCAGAGATTCAGGAAGAGGGCATTGGCCGGCGGGACAAGCATTGGGAGAGTCCAGAAGGGAACCTATACTTGACCCAAATCAACAGAATCCCTCTGGCCGCGCATAAAGCCAATCTCATCCTCATGGGAGCTTCCCTGGCTATGGCAGAAGGGATCGAACAGCTGATGGACCTATCGATCGGGCTCAAATGGCCTAATGATTTTCATCTGGAGGGTTTAAAACTGGGAGGTATTCTAGTTGACCACTATATAAGGGGGGATCAAATCCTCTTCAGCAATATTGGCATAGGAATCAATAGACAATATGCCCCCTCAGAGACCCCAGGAGCGACTTGCCTTAAAGATCATGGGAACCTCCCCTCTCGCAAGGAATTATATAACAGCTTTAATGAGCGATGGTTAATCTATGAATCCCAACTGGAGAAGGGACCTATTCCCGACTTATGGAATCAACGTTGTTCCCATATGAACAAAGAAGTCCTTTATGTAGATAGAATGAGTTATGAAGGCCGCTTCCTGGGGGTTGGTCCCCTGGGACAGGCTCTTATAGATATAAATGGCGACACAAGAGAGCTCCTGGGGGGCTCTTTAGTTATAAAGGAGGGATCATGA